A genomic region of Deltaproteobacteria bacterium contains the following coding sequences:
- a CDS encoding class I SAM-dependent DNA methyltransferase has protein sequence MITGKLRSQIDNLWTQFWTGGITNPLTVIEQISFLMFARLLDIRETREERVFTRKHRGEAFPGNLFGPDKQHLRWSKFKHEGDAARMLALVRDELFAHIRAVAEKQDRLGEHMKDAQLIISKPSLLYAAVKLIDELPLGEGDTKGDLYEYLLSKLTTAGINGQFRTPRHIIDVMVAMVDPKPTEKVGDPAAGTAGFLVQTMQYLLRKYSSAEGQFPAEGEDGRPVLGDDGKSVMVYTGDLLEPYRDHIQKGMFYGFDFDVTMLRIAAMNLMLHDVANPHIYYQDTLSRGFRETRPELAENHFDVILANPPFKGSLDAEDIDPTLTAKIKTKKTELLFLVLMLRMLKNPGGRAAVIVPEGVLFGSSNAHVALRQMLVEENQLEAVISLPSGVFKPYAGVSTAILVFTRGGETTDVFFYDVRADGFSLDDKRERVAGDDLPDCLSRWQQRNEIGLGDRAAQCFSVMANEIRSSSYRLSFAEYKATPYVEPDLDDPTALLQRLRDLERETSARLDELEDLL, from the coding sequence ATGATCACCGGCAAGCTCCGCAGTCAGATCGACAACCTCTGGACCCAGTTCTGGACCGGCGGCATAACAAATCCGCTCACGGTCATCGAGCAGATCTCCTTCCTGATGTTCGCCCGCCTGCTCGACATCCGGGAGACGCGCGAAGAGCGCGTCTTCACTCGCAAGCACCGCGGCGAGGCTTTTCCCGGGAATCTCTTCGGGCCCGACAAGCAGCACCTACGCTGGTCGAAGTTCAAGCACGAGGGCGATGCCGCGCGCATGCTTGCCCTCGTTCGCGACGAGCTCTTCGCGCACATTCGTGCCGTCGCAGAGAAGCAGGATCGCCTGGGCGAGCACATGAAGGATGCCCAGCTCATCATCTCGAAGCCCAGTCTGCTCTACGCCGCCGTGAAGCTGATCGATGAGCTGCCGCTGGGCGAGGGCGACACCAAGGGCGATCTCTACGAGTACCTGCTCAGCAAACTCACCACGGCGGGCATCAACGGCCAGTTCCGCACGCCGCGCCACATCATCGACGTCATGGTGGCAATGGTGGACCCGAAGCCCACTGAGAAGGTGGGGGACCCGGCAGCCGGCACGGCGGGCTTCCTCGTGCAGACGATGCAGTACCTGCTGCGCAAGTACTCGTCGGCGGAGGGTCAGTTCCCGGCCGAGGGCGAGGACGGGCGGCCGGTGCTCGGCGACGATGGCAAGTCCGTCATGGTCTACACGGGCGACCTCCTCGAGCCGTACCGCGACCACATCCAGAAGGGGATGTTTTACGGCTTCGATTTCGACGTCACGATGCTCCGCATCGCAGCTATGAACCTGATGCTCCACGACGTCGCCAACCCGCACATCTACTATCAGGACACGCTCAGTCGCGGTTTTCGTGAAACGCGCCCCGAACTCGCCGAGAACCACTTCGACGTCATCCTCGCTAACCCGCCGTTCAAGGGCAGCCTGGACGCCGAGGACATCGACCCAACCCTCACAGCCAAGATCAAGACCAAGAAGACAGAGCTGCTTTTCCTGGTCCTCATGCTCCGCATGCTGAAGAACCCTGGCGGCCGCGCCGCGGTGATCGTGCCCGAGGGCGTGCTGTTCGGCAGTTCGAATGCGCACGTTGCGCTTCGACAGATGCTGGTAGAAGAGAACCAGCTAGAGGCGGTGATCTCGCTTCCGTCTGGTGTGTTCAAGCCCTATGCGGGGGTCTCTACTGCGATCCTGGTCTTCACTCGCGGCGGCGAGACGACTGACGTCTTCTTCTACGACGTGCGCGCAGATGGGTTCTCCTTAGACGACAAGCGCGAACGCGTTGCAGGCGACGATCTGCCCGACTGCTTGTCGCGATGGCAACAGCGCAATGAGATCGGCCTTGGTGACCGTGCAGCGCAGTGTTTCTCAGTGATGGCTAACGAGATTCGCTCATCTAGCTACAGGCTTTCGTTCGCCGAATACAAAGCGACGCCCTATGTCGAACCTGACCTAGACGACCCGACGGCATTGCTTCAGAGGCTTCGCGACCTTGAACGTGAGACTTCTGCGCGACTCGATGAGCTTGAGGACCTGCTGTGA
- a CDS encoding restriction endonuclease subunit S: MRPTRADLAVRPGDVIWAKMRATTKVFHVGKEDASTIFSTGFVASRPRKDLVHSRYLYHFLRSPLFQHRKDQLCTGSTQKAITKTGQAKLQFPWLPLENQERAAAILDHAEAIESKKRLAIVLGTQLGDALFREAIASDAEDLEIGEMLQRGILMLHKDGNFGSAYPRARDFTDEGVPFLTAASVTDEGKLEERSVQRLREEKAQALRFGWIEKGDVLLSHNATVGRVLLYRGEYKRALIGTSLTAFRPDPKRLLPTFLFGALRSSRFQDALKAKMAQTTRNQVPITAQRRLRLPYAPMGAQVRYAECAKSAMSLQQQLAIARLAADGLLAALSNQAFRGAL; encoded by the coding sequence ATGAGGCCGACTCGAGCGGATCTGGCTGTAAGACCTGGCGACGTCATCTGGGCCAAAATGAGGGCAACTACGAAGGTCTTTCACGTCGGCAAAGAGGATGCGTCGACCATCTTCTCAACCGGCTTCGTGGCGAGCCGCCCTCGGAAGGATCTAGTGCACTCCCGCTACCTGTATCACTTTTTGAGGTCACCACTCTTTCAGCATAGGAAAGATCAGCTTTGCACGGGCTCAACGCAGAAGGCGATCACCAAGACCGGACAAGCGAAGCTTCAATTCCCCTGGCTTCCGCTCGAGAATCAAGAGAGGGCAGCAGCGATTCTCGACCACGCGGAGGCGATTGAATCCAAAAAAAGACTCGCCATTGTGCTTGGGACCCAACTTGGGGACGCGTTGTTCCGCGAAGCGATCGCATCAGACGCAGAGGATCTCGAGATTGGCGAAATGCTACAGCGTGGAATTCTGATGCTTCATAAGGATGGCAACTTTGGAAGTGCCTACCCTCGCGCGAGAGACTTCACAGACGAAGGTGTTCCTTTTCTTACTGCAGCGAGCGTCACAGACGAGGGGAAGCTTGAGGAGCGATCCGTTCAACGCTTGAGAGAAGAGAAGGCACAAGCTCTCCGATTCGGTTGGATCGAGAAGGGAGATGTTCTCCTCTCTCACAACGCAACGGTCGGCCGCGTCCTCTTGTATCGGGGAGAGTACAAACGCGCTTTGATCGGAACATCGCTGACTGCATTCCGACCCGATCCTAAGCGACTGTTGCCCACCTTCCTGTTCGGTGCGTTGCGATCTTCGAGGTTCCAGGACGCTCTGAAAGCCAAGATGGCGCAAACAACAAGGAACCAGGTCCCCATAACTGCGCAACGGCGATTGCGTCTTCCGTATGCACCAATGGGTGCTCAAGTTCGTTATGCGGAGTGCGCGAAGTCGGCAATGAGTCTCCAGCAACAGCTGGCGATTGCTCGCTTGGCCGCAGATGGCTTGCTGGCCGCATTGTCGAATCAAGCGTTCCGGGGTGCGCTCTGA